The Solea solea chromosome 19, fSolSol10.1, whole genome shotgun sequence genome has a window encoding:
- the pisd gene encoding phosphatidylserine decarboxylase proenzyme, mitochondrial isoform X2 produces the protein MAAPLRTRCLLFSRAFGLSCRRQQQQQQRSLNIGRGLLPRPRPLPLLLVTGGGYLGYQHYRNRVQQEDGVPTVASPTQVALYRSFPTRLLSRTWGRLNGVELPTWLRKPVYSLYIWTFGVNMQEAAVEDLHQYRNLGEFFRRRLKPAVRPLCASSCVISPADGRILHFGQVKNSEVEQVKGITYSLENFLGPQQHRSNDSASSYRDLLLSSPDNDLFHVVVYLAPGDYHCFHSPTDWKVELRRHFPGSLMSVNPGVARWVKELFCLNERVVLTGQWQHGFFSLTAVGATNVGSIRVYFDQELQTNAPRYSKGSFYDRTYVTDGKLEAPREDEVSSSEGGVALQKGEALGEFNLGSTIVLLFEAPKDFSFNLQPGQRIRVGEGLGCL, from the exons ATGGCGGCCCCCTTGCGGACCCGCTGCCTACTCTTTTCCCG AGCTTTTGGTTTGAGCTgcagacgacaacaacaacaacaacaacgcagCCTCAACATAG GTCGAGGTTTGCTACCTCGTCCCCGTCCGCTCCCCCTCCTGTTGGTGACTGGTGGTGGATACCTTGGGTACCAGCACTACAGAAATAGGGTCCAGCAGGAGGATGGAGTTCCCACAGTGGCCTCACCCACACAG GTGGCACTGTACCGCTCCTTCCCTACCCGCCTCCTCTCTCGGACCTGGGGTCGCCTAAATGGGGTGGAACTTCCCACCTGGCTCAGGAAGCCCGTGTACTCACTCTACATCTGGACGTTCGGGGTCAACATGCAG gaggcagcagtggaggacTTGCATCAGTACAGGAACCTGGGTGAATTTTTCCGCCGGCGTCTCAAACCTGCAGTGCGACCGCTCTGCGCTTCGTCCTGTGTG ATCTCTCCAGCAGATGGGCGGATCCTGCACTTTGGTCAGGTGAAGAActcggaggtggagcaggtaAAAGGCATCACCTACAGCCTGGAGAACTTCCTGGGTCCACAGCAGCACCGCAGCAATG ACTCCGCCTCCTCATACAGGGACCTCCTCCTGTCGTCCCCTGACAACGACCTGTTCCATGTCGTGGTTTACCTGGCTCCAGGTGACTATCACTGTTTCCATTCGCCCACAGACTGGAAGGTGGAGCTTCGACGTCACTTCCCTG GTTCATTAATGTCGGTTAACCCCGGTGTAGCCCGGTGGGTCAAGGAGCTCTTCTGTCTCAACGAGCGCGTGGTGCTCACCGGCCAATGGCAGCACGGTTTCTTCTCGTTAACGGCGGTCGGCGCCACAAACGTCGGCTCCATTCGGGTTTACTTCGATCAG GAGCTTCAGACCAACGCTCCACGCTACAGTAAAGGCTCCTTCTACGACCGCACATACGTCACAGATGGCAAACTGGAGGCGCCGCGCGAGGACGAGGTCTCCTCAAGCGAAGGGGGCGTGGCCTTACAGAAGGGCGAGGCTTTGGGGGAGTTCAACCTTGGCTCCACCATCGTTCTCTTGTTCGAGGCCCCCAAAGACTTTAGCTTTAACCTCCAGCCGGGACAACGAATCAGAGTGGGGGAGGGGCTCGGCTGCCTCTGA
- the pisd gene encoding phosphatidylserine decarboxylase proenzyme, mitochondrial isoform X4, with product MEFPQWPHPHRLKVPRLDLRHHLSALRGEVCRPTPWRRRPIAFLYYVLSVSALRPLASRVALYRSFPTRLLSRTWGRLNGVELPTWLRKPVYSLYIWTFGVNMQEAAVEDLHQYRNLGEFFRRRLKPAVRPLCASSCVISPADGRILHFGQVKNSEVEQVKGITYSLENFLGPQQHRSNDSASSYRDLLLSSPDNDLFHVVVYLAPGDYHCFHSPTDWKVELRRHFPGSLMSVNPGVARWVKELFCLNERVVLTGQWQHGFFSLTAVGATNVGSIRVYFDQELQTNAPRYSKGSFYDRTYVTDGKLEAPREDEVSSSEGGVALQKGEALGEFNLGSTIVLLFEAPKDFSFNLQPGQRIRVGEGLGCL from the exons ATGGAGTTCCCACAGTGGCCTCACCCACACAG GCTCAAGGTGCCTCGTTTGGATCTTCGCCATCATCTGAGCGCGCTCAGAGGGGAGGTGTGTCGCCCCACCCCTTGGCGCCGTCGGCCGATAGCCTTCCTCTACTATGTCCTGTCCGTCAGTGCTCTGCGGCCTCTGGCCAGTCGG GTGGCACTGTACCGCTCCTTCCCTACCCGCCTCCTCTCTCGGACCTGGGGTCGCCTAAATGGGGTGGAACTTCCCACCTGGCTCAGGAAGCCCGTGTACTCACTCTACATCTGGACGTTCGGGGTCAACATGCAG gaggcagcagtggaggacTTGCATCAGTACAGGAACCTGGGTGAATTTTTCCGCCGGCGTCTCAAACCTGCAGTGCGACCGCTCTGCGCTTCGTCCTGTGTG ATCTCTCCAGCAGATGGGCGGATCCTGCACTTTGGTCAGGTGAAGAActcggaggtggagcaggtaAAAGGCATCACCTACAGCCTGGAGAACTTCCTGGGTCCACAGCAGCACCGCAGCAATG ACTCCGCCTCCTCATACAGGGACCTCCTCCTGTCGTCCCCTGACAACGACCTGTTCCATGTCGTGGTTTACCTGGCTCCAGGTGACTATCACTGTTTCCATTCGCCCACAGACTGGAAGGTGGAGCTTCGACGTCACTTCCCTG GTTCATTAATGTCGGTTAACCCCGGTGTAGCCCGGTGGGTCAAGGAGCTCTTCTGTCTCAACGAGCGCGTGGTGCTCACCGGCCAATGGCAGCACGGTTTCTTCTCGTTAACGGCGGTCGGCGCCACAAACGTCGGCTCCATTCGGGTTTACTTCGATCAG GAGCTTCAGACCAACGCTCCACGCTACAGTAAAGGCTCCTTCTACGACCGCACATACGTCACAGATGGCAAACTGGAGGCGCCGCGCGAGGACGAGGTCTCCTCAAGCGAAGGGGGCGTGGCCTTACAGAAGGGCGAGGCTTTGGGGGAGTTCAACCTTGGCTCCACCATCGTTCTCTTGTTCGAGGCCCCCAAAGACTTTAGCTTTAACCTCCAGCCGGGACAACGAATCAGAGTGGGGGAGGGGCTCGGCTGCCTCTGA
- the pisd gene encoding phosphatidylserine decarboxylase proenzyme, mitochondrial isoform X3, which translates to MCRRPPLSPVADGRSWLKVPRLDLRHHLSALRGEVCRPTPWRRRPIAFLYYVLSVSALRPLASRVALYRSFPTRLLSRTWGRLNGVELPTWLRKPVYSLYIWTFGVNMQEAAVEDLHQYRNLGEFFRRRLKPAVRPLCASSCVISPADGRILHFGQVKNSEVEQVKGITYSLENFLGPQQHRSNDSASSYRDLLLSSPDNDLFHVVVYLAPGDYHCFHSPTDWKVELRRHFPGSLMSVNPGVARWVKELFCLNERVVLTGQWQHGFFSLTAVGATNVGSIRVYFDQELQTNAPRYSKGSFYDRTYVTDGKLEAPREDEVSSSEGGVALQKGEALGEFNLGSTIVLLFEAPKDFSFNLQPGQRIRVGEGLGCL; encoded by the exons ATGTGTCGTCGGCCCCCTCTCTCTCCGGTGGCGGACGGGCGCTCATG GCTCAAGGTGCCTCGTTTGGATCTTCGCCATCATCTGAGCGCGCTCAGAGGGGAGGTGTGTCGCCCCACCCCTTGGCGCCGTCGGCCGATAGCCTTCCTCTACTATGTCCTGTCCGTCAGTGCTCTGCGGCCTCTGGCCAGTCGG GTGGCACTGTACCGCTCCTTCCCTACCCGCCTCCTCTCTCGGACCTGGGGTCGCCTAAATGGGGTGGAACTTCCCACCTGGCTCAGGAAGCCCGTGTACTCACTCTACATCTGGACGTTCGGGGTCAACATGCAG gaggcagcagtggaggacTTGCATCAGTACAGGAACCTGGGTGAATTTTTCCGCCGGCGTCTCAAACCTGCAGTGCGACCGCTCTGCGCTTCGTCCTGTGTG ATCTCTCCAGCAGATGGGCGGATCCTGCACTTTGGTCAGGTGAAGAActcggaggtggagcaggtaAAAGGCATCACCTACAGCCTGGAGAACTTCCTGGGTCCACAGCAGCACCGCAGCAATG ACTCCGCCTCCTCATACAGGGACCTCCTCCTGTCGTCCCCTGACAACGACCTGTTCCATGTCGTGGTTTACCTGGCTCCAGGTGACTATCACTGTTTCCATTCGCCCACAGACTGGAAGGTGGAGCTTCGACGTCACTTCCCTG GTTCATTAATGTCGGTTAACCCCGGTGTAGCCCGGTGGGTCAAGGAGCTCTTCTGTCTCAACGAGCGCGTGGTGCTCACCGGCCAATGGCAGCACGGTTTCTTCTCGTTAACGGCGGTCGGCGCCACAAACGTCGGCTCCATTCGGGTTTACTTCGATCAG GAGCTTCAGACCAACGCTCCACGCTACAGTAAAGGCTCCTTCTACGACCGCACATACGTCACAGATGGCAAACTGGAGGCGCCGCGCGAGGACGAGGTCTCCTCAAGCGAAGGGGGCGTGGCCTTACAGAAGGGCGAGGCTTTGGGGGAGTTCAACCTTGGCTCCACCATCGTTCTCTTGTTCGAGGCCCCCAAAGACTTTAGCTTTAACCTCCAGCCGGGACAACGAATCAGAGTGGGGGAGGGGCTCGGCTGCCTCTGA
- the pisd gene encoding phosphatidylserine decarboxylase proenzyme, mitochondrial isoform X1: MVSSSSRRIGGGDGRRRCDLLRQVKRGRRVTDGERDRERDGGGGRGVRTRASARFRLKVPRLDLRHHLSALRGEVCRPTPWRRRPIAFLYYVLSVSALRPLASRVALYRSFPTRLLSRTWGRLNGVELPTWLRKPVYSLYIWTFGVNMQEAAVEDLHQYRNLGEFFRRRLKPAVRPLCASSCVISPADGRILHFGQVKNSEVEQVKGITYSLENFLGPQQHRSNDSASSYRDLLLSSPDNDLFHVVVYLAPGDYHCFHSPTDWKVELRRHFPGSLMSVNPGVARWVKELFCLNERVVLTGQWQHGFFSLTAVGATNVGSIRVYFDQELQTNAPRYSKGSFYDRTYVTDGKLEAPREDEVSSSEGGVALQKGEALGEFNLGSTIVLLFEAPKDFSFNLQPGQRIRVGEGLGCL; the protein is encoded by the exons ATGGTGAGTTCCTCCTCCCGCCGCATTGGCGGTGGAGACGGGCGTCGTAGATGCGACCTGCTGCGGCAGGTGAAGCGCGGGCGACGTGTGACTGACGGGGAGAGAGAtcgagagagagatggaggaggaggaaggggggtGAGGACGAGAGCATCAGCACGATTCAG GCTCAAGGTGCCTCGTTTGGATCTTCGCCATCATCTGAGCGCGCTCAGAGGGGAGGTGTGTCGCCCCACCCCTTGGCGCCGTCGGCCGATAGCCTTCCTCTACTATGTCCTGTCCGTCAGTGCTCTGCGGCCTCTGGCCAGTCGG GTGGCACTGTACCGCTCCTTCCCTACCCGCCTCCTCTCTCGGACCTGGGGTCGCCTAAATGGGGTGGAACTTCCCACCTGGCTCAGGAAGCCCGTGTACTCACTCTACATCTGGACGTTCGGGGTCAACATGCAG gaggcagcagtggaggacTTGCATCAGTACAGGAACCTGGGTGAATTTTTCCGCCGGCGTCTCAAACCTGCAGTGCGACCGCTCTGCGCTTCGTCCTGTGTG ATCTCTCCAGCAGATGGGCGGATCCTGCACTTTGGTCAGGTGAAGAActcggaggtggagcaggtaAAAGGCATCACCTACAGCCTGGAGAACTTCCTGGGTCCACAGCAGCACCGCAGCAATG ACTCCGCCTCCTCATACAGGGACCTCCTCCTGTCGTCCCCTGACAACGACCTGTTCCATGTCGTGGTTTACCTGGCTCCAGGTGACTATCACTGTTTCCATTCGCCCACAGACTGGAAGGTGGAGCTTCGACGTCACTTCCCTG GTTCATTAATGTCGGTTAACCCCGGTGTAGCCCGGTGGGTCAAGGAGCTCTTCTGTCTCAACGAGCGCGTGGTGCTCACCGGCCAATGGCAGCACGGTTTCTTCTCGTTAACGGCGGTCGGCGCCACAAACGTCGGCTCCATTCGGGTTTACTTCGATCAG GAGCTTCAGACCAACGCTCCACGCTACAGTAAAGGCTCCTTCTACGACCGCACATACGTCACAGATGGCAAACTGGAGGCGCCGCGCGAGGACGAGGTCTCCTCAAGCGAAGGGGGCGTGGCCTTACAGAAGGGCGAGGCTTTGGGGGAGTTCAACCTTGGCTCCACCATCGTTCTCTTGTTCGAGGCCCCCAAAGACTTTAGCTTTAACCTCCAGCCGGGACAACGAATCAGAGTGGGGGAGGGGCTCGGCTGCCTCTGA